In Bradysia coprophila strain Holo2 unplaced genomic scaffold, BU_Bcop_v1 contig_358, whole genome shotgun sequence, one DNA window encodes the following:
- the LOC119081267 gene encoding E3 ubiquitin-protein ligase Nedd-4 isoform X12, translated as MRSHMNVFNNMTTQNTTTPQPPPRRRAYSMGQARTTNQAYPRRSLFDTATNYNTEGTSQLRIKVLGGQSLAKKDIFGASDPYVRIDLNTINGDINIDSVLTKTKKKTLNPVWNEEFVFRVKPAEHKLVFQVFDENRLTRDDFLGLVEVALINLPKEQDNRAIPPKSYPLRPRSAKSRVRGTLDIYHAFIRDLDDNSENVTPPESPTPPESATPPEWDIINSPTSNSFGAPSASDQLPEGWEERQDANGRTYYVNHVARTTQWERPSINSAREAEVRNLAATEFHRRFHISVDETEGQGNQNEEVDSAESPSNNATRSSSTSQSRQSSTDEQSTGSETNNLDSGLPTGWSMQMAPNGRMFFIDHNERKTSWVDPRTGRASPMPNQARKPEDDLGPLPEGWEERVHSDGRIFFIDHNTRTTQWEDPRLSNPNIAGQAVPYSRDYKQKYEYFKSQLRKPTNVPNKFEIKVRRISILEDSYRIINSVNKTDLLKTKLWIEFEGEAGLDYGGLAREWFFLLSKEMFNPYYGLFEYSAMDNYTLQINPFSGLCNEEHLNYFKFIGKVAGMAVYHGKLLDAFFIRPFYKMMLQKPIDLRDMESVDMEYYNSLLWIKENDPSELMLTFCLDEETLGQTTQRELKPNGADIEVTNENKDEYIRLVIEWRFVARVKEQMSSFLEGFGSICPLALLKIFDENELELLMCGIQNIDVKDWKKNTLYKGDYYANHLIVQWFWRAVLSFSNEMRSRLLQFVTGTSRVPMNGFKELYGSNGPQMFTIERWGTPENFPRAHTCFNRLDLPPYESYYHLKDKLVKAIEGSQGFAGVD; from the exons ATGAGATCACATATGAATGTTTTCAACAATATGACCACCCAAAATACGACAACACCCCAACCGCCACCTCGACGACGAGCATACTCAATGGGACAGGCTCGGACTACCAACCAAGCATATCCAAGAAGATCGCTGTTCGACACTGCAACGAATTAT AACACTGAAGGAACTAGTCAACTAAGAATAAAAGTTTTAGGCGGTCAATCACTTGCTAAGAAAGATATATTTGGGGCCAG CGATCCATATGTTAGAATAGATTTAAATACCATAAATGGAGACATAAATATTGATTCTGTACtgacaaaaacaaagaaaaag ACATTAAACCCAGTATGGAACGAAGAATTTGTATTTAGAGTGAAACCAGCTGAAcacaaattagtttttcaagtatttgatgaaaatcgactTACTCGTGATGACTTTTTGGGGCTAGTTGAAGTGGCACTTATAAATCTACCAAAAGAACAAGATAATCGCGCTATACCACCAAAGAGTTATCCATTGCGGCCACGAAG tGCCAAGTCGCGAGTACGTGGAACGCTAGACATTTATCATGCTTTTATCCGGGATTTGGACGACAactctgaaaatgtaacaccACCCGAATCGCCAACGCCACCGGAGAGTGCTACACCACCGGAATGGGATATCATCAATTCGCCCACATCT AACTCGTTTGGGGCACCTTCAGCGTCTGATCAGTTACCTGAAGGATGGGAAGAACGACAGGATGCTAATGGTCGAACGTACTACGTTAATCATGTTGCCAGAACAACGCAGTGGGAACGTCCATCAAT AAATTCGGCCAGAGAAGCCGAAGTGCGTAATCTAGCTGCGACCGAGTTCCATAGACGATTCCATATAAGTGTGGATGAGACAGAAGGTCAAGGAAATCAG AACGAAGAAGTGGATAGTGCTGAAAGTCCTTCAAACAATGCAACACGGTCATCATCAACATCGCAATCCCGACAAAGTTCAACAGACGAACAATCAACGGGATCAGAGACAAATAATTTAGATTCTGGATTGCCTACCGGATGGTCAATGCAAATGGCGCCGAATGGTAGAATGTTCTTTATTGATCATAATGAACGCAAAACATCCTGGGTGGATCCTAGAACTGGACGTGCAAGTCCGATGCCAAATCAAGCAAGAAAGCCAGAAGATGATTTAGGGCCATTGCCTGAGGGATGGGAAGAACGAGTACATTCAGATGGACGGATATTTTTCATAGACCATA ACACGAGAACAACGCAGTGGGAAGATCCACGATTGTCGAATCCTAACATAGCCGGCCAAGCAGTACCTTATTCAAGAGATTACAAACAAAAGTACGAATACTTTAAAAGTCAACTTAGAAAACCC ACAAACGTGCctaataaattcgaaattaaagTTCGGAGAATTTCGATCCTGGAGGACTCTTATCGGATTATAAACTCGGTCAATAAAACCGATTtactcaaaacaaaattgtggaTTGAATTTGAGGGTGAAGCTGGCCTAG ATTATGGTGGCCTGGCTAGAGAATGGTTCTTTTTACTGTCAAAGGAAATGTTTAATCCTTACTACGGTTTGTTCGAGTACTCTGCCATGGACAATTATACGCTACAAATCAATCCATTTAGTGGATTATGCAACGAGGaacatttgaattatttcaaGTTCATTGGAAAGGTAGCTGGCATGGCTGTATATCACGGGAAGTTGTTGGATG CCTTTTTCATTCGCCCGTTCTACAAAATGATGCTGCAAAAACCAATCGATTTACGAGACATGGAGTCCGTAGACATGGAATATTACAATTCACTTTTATGGATAAAGGAAAACGATCCGAGTGAGCTGATGCTGACGTTTTGTTTGGATGAGGAAACACTCGGACAGACCACCCAAAGAGAATTGAAACCAAATGGAGCTGACATCGAAgtaacaaacgaaaataaagaCGAATACATTAG ACTGGTCATTGAATGGCGTTTCGTAGCCAGAGTTAAGGAGCAAATGTCATCATTTTTAGAGGGATTCGGTTCCATTTGTCCCCTTGCAttactgaaaatatttgacgaaaatgaattggaaTTACTTATGTGTGGCATACAAAATATTG ATGTTAAAGACTGGAAGAAAAATACACTTTACAAAGGAGATTATTACGCCAATCATCTGATTGTTCAATGGTTTTGGAGG GCGGTGCTctcattttcaaatgaaatgcgTTCGCGATTACTACAATTTGTAACTGGCACATCACGCGTTCCAATGAACGGATTCAAGGAATTATATGGATCGAATGGGCCACAAATGTTTACAATCGAAAGATGGGGTACTCCAGAAAACTTTCCACGAGCACACACCTG CTTCAATCGCTTGGATTTACCGCCATACGAAAGCTACTATCATCTAAAGGACAAATTAGTAAAAGCCATCGAAGGAAGTCAAGGTTTTGCTGGTGTCGACTAG
- the LOC119081267 gene encoding E3 ubiquitin-protein ligase Nedd-4 isoform X1, whose protein sequence is MRSHMNVFNNMTTQNTTTPQPPPRRRAYSMGQARTTNQAYPRRSLFDTATNYNTEGTSQLRIKVLGGQSLAKKDIFGASDPYVRIDLNTINGDINIDSVLTKTKKKTLNPVWNEEFVFRVKPAEHKLVFQVFDENRLTRDDFLGLVEVALINLPKEQDNRAIPPKSYPLRPRRSVGAKSRVRGTLDIYHAFIRDLDDNSENVTPPESPTPPESATPPEWDIINSPTSQNSFGAPSASDQLPEGWEERQDANGRTYYVNHVARTTQWERPSINSAREAEVRNLAATEFHRRFHISVDETEGQGNQGDTLSLNSDLGTINNSSRAGSVTSLNTLGSSRNEFSRSGSQNSINRPVRPAPAVPGFQDRVTGRRRAAPPIPATRRNTSQDNGVTRAYVDTTVDNENSNSENEEVDSAESPSNNATRSSSTSQSRQSSTDEQSTGSETNNLDSGLPTGWSMQMAPNGRMFFIDHNERKTSWVDPRTGRASPMPNQARKPEDDLGPLPEGWEERVHSDGRIFFIDHNTRTTQWEDPRLSNPNIAGQAVPYSRDYKQKYEYFKSQLRKPTNVPNKFEIKVRRISILEDSYRIINSVNKTDLLKTKLWIEFEGEAGLDYGGLAREWFFLLSKEMFNPYYGLFEYSAMDNYTLQINPFSGLCNEEHLNYFKFIGKVAGMAVYHGKLLDAFFIRPFYKMMLQKPIDLRDMESVDMEYYNSLLWIKENDPSELMLTFCLDEETLGQTTQRELKPNGADIEVTNENKDEYIRLVIEWRFVARVKEQMSSFLEGFGSICPLALLKIFDENELELLMCGIQNIDVKDWKKNTLYKGDYYANHLIVQWFWRAVLSFSNEMRSRLLQFVTGTSRVPMNGFKELYGSNGPQMFTIERWGTPENFPRAHTCFNRLDLPPYESYYHLKDKLVKAIEGSQGFAGVD, encoded by the exons ATGAGATCACATATGAATGTTTTCAACAATATGACCACCCAAAATACGACAACACCCCAACCGCCACCTCGACGACGAGCATACTCAATGGGACAGGCTCGGACTACCAACCAAGCATATCCAAGAAGATCGCTGTTCGACACTGCAACGAATTAT AACACTGAAGGAACTAGTCAACTAAGAATAAAAGTTTTAGGCGGTCAATCACTTGCTAAGAAAGATATATTTGGGGCCAG CGATCCATATGTTAGAATAGATTTAAATACCATAAATGGAGACATAAATATTGATTCTGTACtgacaaaaacaaagaaaaag ACATTAAACCCAGTATGGAACGAAGAATTTGTATTTAGAGTGAAACCAGCTGAAcacaaattagtttttcaagtatttgatgaaaatcgactTACTCGTGATGACTTTTTGGGGCTAGTTGAAGTGGCACTTATAAATCTACCAAAAGAACAAGATAATCGCGCTATACCACCAAAGAGTTATCCATTGCGGCCACGAAGGTCAGTTGG tGCCAAGTCGCGAGTACGTGGAACGCTAGACATTTATCATGCTTTTATCCGGGATTTGGACGACAactctgaaaatgtaacaccACCCGAATCGCCAACGCCACCGGAGAGTGCTACACCACCGGAATGGGATATCATCAATTCGCCCACATCT CAGAACTCGTTTGGGGCACCTTCAGCGTCTGATCAGTTACCTGAAGGATGGGAAGAACGACAGGATGCTAATGGTCGAACGTACTACGTTAATCATGTTGCCAGAACAACGCAGTGGGAACGTCCATCAAT AAATTCGGCCAGAGAAGCCGAAGTGCGTAATCTAGCTGCGACCGAGTTCCATAGACGATTCCATATAAGTGTGGATGAGACAGAAGGTCAAGGAAATCAG gGCGACACATTAAGCCTTAACTCTGATCTGGGTACCATAAATAATTCATCCAGAGCTGGTTCGGTCACTTCACTTAATACACTTGGCAGTTCAAG AAATGAATTCTCTCGAAGTGGATCTCAAAATTCTATAAATCGTCCGGTTCGACCGGCACCGGCCGTACCAGGTTTCCAAGACAGAGTGACAGGCCGTCGACGTGCTGCACCGCCAATACCAGCGACTAG GCGTAATACAAGTCAAGATAATGGAGTTACAAGGGCGTATGTTGATACAACCGTGGACAATGAAAATAGTAATAGTGAG AACGAAGAAGTGGATAGTGCTGAAAGTCCTTCAAACAATGCAACACGGTCATCATCAACATCGCAATCCCGACAAAGTTCAACAGACGAACAATCAACGGGATCAGAGACAAATAATTTAGATTCTGGATTGCCTACCGGATGGTCAATGCAAATGGCGCCGAATGGTAGAATGTTCTTTATTGATCATAATGAACGCAAAACATCCTGGGTGGATCCTAGAACTGGACGTGCAAGTCCGATGCCAAATCAAGCAAGAAAGCCAGAAGATGATTTAGGGCCATTGCCTGAGGGATGGGAAGAACGAGTACATTCAGATGGACGGATATTTTTCATAGACCATA ACACGAGAACAACGCAGTGGGAAGATCCACGATTGTCGAATCCTAACATAGCCGGCCAAGCAGTACCTTATTCAAGAGATTACAAACAAAAGTACGAATACTTTAAAAGTCAACTTAGAAAACCC ACAAACGTGCctaataaattcgaaattaaagTTCGGAGAATTTCGATCCTGGAGGACTCTTATCGGATTATAAACTCGGTCAATAAAACCGATTtactcaaaacaaaattgtggaTTGAATTTGAGGGTGAAGCTGGCCTAG ATTATGGTGGCCTGGCTAGAGAATGGTTCTTTTTACTGTCAAAGGAAATGTTTAATCCTTACTACGGTTTGTTCGAGTACTCTGCCATGGACAATTATACGCTACAAATCAATCCATTTAGTGGATTATGCAACGAGGaacatttgaattatttcaaGTTCATTGGAAAGGTAGCTGGCATGGCTGTATATCACGGGAAGTTGTTGGATG CCTTTTTCATTCGCCCGTTCTACAAAATGATGCTGCAAAAACCAATCGATTTACGAGACATGGAGTCCGTAGACATGGAATATTACAATTCACTTTTATGGATAAAGGAAAACGATCCGAGTGAGCTGATGCTGACGTTTTGTTTGGATGAGGAAACACTCGGACAGACCACCCAAAGAGAATTGAAACCAAATGGAGCTGACATCGAAgtaacaaacgaaaataaagaCGAATACATTAG ACTGGTCATTGAATGGCGTTTCGTAGCCAGAGTTAAGGAGCAAATGTCATCATTTTTAGAGGGATTCGGTTCCATTTGTCCCCTTGCAttactgaaaatatttgacgaaaatgaattggaaTTACTTATGTGTGGCATACAAAATATTG ATGTTAAAGACTGGAAGAAAAATACACTTTACAAAGGAGATTATTACGCCAATCATCTGATTGTTCAATGGTTTTGGAGG GCGGTGCTctcattttcaaatgaaatgcgTTCGCGATTACTACAATTTGTAACTGGCACATCACGCGTTCCAATGAACGGATTCAAGGAATTATATGGATCGAATGGGCCACAAATGTTTACAATCGAAAGATGGGGTACTCCAGAAAACTTTCCACGAGCACACACCTG CTTCAATCGCTTGGATTTACCGCCATACGAAAGCTACTATCATCTAAAGGACAAATTAGTAAAAGCCATCGAAGGAAGTCAAGGTTTTGCTGGTGTCGACTAG
- the LOC119081267 gene encoding E3 ubiquitin-protein ligase Nedd-4 isoform X2 gives MRSHMNVFNNMTTQNTTTPQPPPRRRAYSMGQARTTNQAYPRRSLFDTATNYNTEGTSQLRIKVLGGQSLAKKDIFGASDPYVRIDLNTINGDINIDSVLTKTKKKTLNPVWNEEFVFRVKPAEHKLVFQVFDENRLTRDDFLGLVEVALINLPKEQDNRAIPPKSYPLRPRRSVGAKSRVRGTLDIYHAFIRDLDDNSENVTPPESPTPPESATPPEWDIINSPTSNSFGAPSASDQLPEGWEERQDANGRTYYVNHVARTTQWERPSINSAREAEVRNLAATEFHRRFHISVDETEGQGNQGDTLSLNSDLGTINNSSRAGSVTSLNTLGSSRNEFSRSGSQNSINRPVRPAPAVPGFQDRVTGRRRAAPPIPATRRNTSQDNGVTRAYVDTTVDNENSNSENEEVDSAESPSNNATRSSSTSQSRQSSTDEQSTGSETNNLDSGLPTGWSMQMAPNGRMFFIDHNERKTSWVDPRTGRASPMPNQARKPEDDLGPLPEGWEERVHSDGRIFFIDHNTRTTQWEDPRLSNPNIAGQAVPYSRDYKQKYEYFKSQLRKPTNVPNKFEIKVRRISILEDSYRIINSVNKTDLLKTKLWIEFEGEAGLDYGGLAREWFFLLSKEMFNPYYGLFEYSAMDNYTLQINPFSGLCNEEHLNYFKFIGKVAGMAVYHGKLLDAFFIRPFYKMMLQKPIDLRDMESVDMEYYNSLLWIKENDPSELMLTFCLDEETLGQTTQRELKPNGADIEVTNENKDEYIRLVIEWRFVARVKEQMSSFLEGFGSICPLALLKIFDENELELLMCGIQNIDVKDWKKNTLYKGDYYANHLIVQWFWRAVLSFSNEMRSRLLQFVTGTSRVPMNGFKELYGSNGPQMFTIERWGTPENFPRAHTCFNRLDLPPYESYYHLKDKLVKAIEGSQGFAGVD, from the exons ATGAGATCACATATGAATGTTTTCAACAATATGACCACCCAAAATACGACAACACCCCAACCGCCACCTCGACGACGAGCATACTCAATGGGACAGGCTCGGACTACCAACCAAGCATATCCAAGAAGATCGCTGTTCGACACTGCAACGAATTAT AACACTGAAGGAACTAGTCAACTAAGAATAAAAGTTTTAGGCGGTCAATCACTTGCTAAGAAAGATATATTTGGGGCCAG CGATCCATATGTTAGAATAGATTTAAATACCATAAATGGAGACATAAATATTGATTCTGTACtgacaaaaacaaagaaaaag ACATTAAACCCAGTATGGAACGAAGAATTTGTATTTAGAGTGAAACCAGCTGAAcacaaattagtttttcaagtatttgatgaaaatcgactTACTCGTGATGACTTTTTGGGGCTAGTTGAAGTGGCACTTATAAATCTACCAAAAGAACAAGATAATCGCGCTATACCACCAAAGAGTTATCCATTGCGGCCACGAAGGTCAGTTGG tGCCAAGTCGCGAGTACGTGGAACGCTAGACATTTATCATGCTTTTATCCGGGATTTGGACGACAactctgaaaatgtaacaccACCCGAATCGCCAACGCCACCGGAGAGTGCTACACCACCGGAATGGGATATCATCAATTCGCCCACATCT AACTCGTTTGGGGCACCTTCAGCGTCTGATCAGTTACCTGAAGGATGGGAAGAACGACAGGATGCTAATGGTCGAACGTACTACGTTAATCATGTTGCCAGAACAACGCAGTGGGAACGTCCATCAAT AAATTCGGCCAGAGAAGCCGAAGTGCGTAATCTAGCTGCGACCGAGTTCCATAGACGATTCCATATAAGTGTGGATGAGACAGAAGGTCAAGGAAATCAG gGCGACACATTAAGCCTTAACTCTGATCTGGGTACCATAAATAATTCATCCAGAGCTGGTTCGGTCACTTCACTTAATACACTTGGCAGTTCAAG AAATGAATTCTCTCGAAGTGGATCTCAAAATTCTATAAATCGTCCGGTTCGACCGGCACCGGCCGTACCAGGTTTCCAAGACAGAGTGACAGGCCGTCGACGTGCTGCACCGCCAATACCAGCGACTAG GCGTAATACAAGTCAAGATAATGGAGTTACAAGGGCGTATGTTGATACAACCGTGGACAATGAAAATAGTAATAGTGAG AACGAAGAAGTGGATAGTGCTGAAAGTCCTTCAAACAATGCAACACGGTCATCATCAACATCGCAATCCCGACAAAGTTCAACAGACGAACAATCAACGGGATCAGAGACAAATAATTTAGATTCTGGATTGCCTACCGGATGGTCAATGCAAATGGCGCCGAATGGTAGAATGTTCTTTATTGATCATAATGAACGCAAAACATCCTGGGTGGATCCTAGAACTGGACGTGCAAGTCCGATGCCAAATCAAGCAAGAAAGCCAGAAGATGATTTAGGGCCATTGCCTGAGGGATGGGAAGAACGAGTACATTCAGATGGACGGATATTTTTCATAGACCATA ACACGAGAACAACGCAGTGGGAAGATCCACGATTGTCGAATCCTAACATAGCCGGCCAAGCAGTACCTTATTCAAGAGATTACAAACAAAAGTACGAATACTTTAAAAGTCAACTTAGAAAACCC ACAAACGTGCctaataaattcgaaattaaagTTCGGAGAATTTCGATCCTGGAGGACTCTTATCGGATTATAAACTCGGTCAATAAAACCGATTtactcaaaacaaaattgtggaTTGAATTTGAGGGTGAAGCTGGCCTAG ATTATGGTGGCCTGGCTAGAGAATGGTTCTTTTTACTGTCAAAGGAAATGTTTAATCCTTACTACGGTTTGTTCGAGTACTCTGCCATGGACAATTATACGCTACAAATCAATCCATTTAGTGGATTATGCAACGAGGaacatttgaattatttcaaGTTCATTGGAAAGGTAGCTGGCATGGCTGTATATCACGGGAAGTTGTTGGATG CCTTTTTCATTCGCCCGTTCTACAAAATGATGCTGCAAAAACCAATCGATTTACGAGACATGGAGTCCGTAGACATGGAATATTACAATTCACTTTTATGGATAAAGGAAAACGATCCGAGTGAGCTGATGCTGACGTTTTGTTTGGATGAGGAAACACTCGGACAGACCACCCAAAGAGAATTGAAACCAAATGGAGCTGACATCGAAgtaacaaacgaaaataaagaCGAATACATTAG ACTGGTCATTGAATGGCGTTTCGTAGCCAGAGTTAAGGAGCAAATGTCATCATTTTTAGAGGGATTCGGTTCCATTTGTCCCCTTGCAttactgaaaatatttgacgaaaatgaattggaaTTACTTATGTGTGGCATACAAAATATTG ATGTTAAAGACTGGAAGAAAAATACACTTTACAAAGGAGATTATTACGCCAATCATCTGATTGTTCAATGGTTTTGGAGG GCGGTGCTctcattttcaaatgaaatgcgTTCGCGATTACTACAATTTGTAACTGGCACATCACGCGTTCCAATGAACGGATTCAAGGAATTATATGGATCGAATGGGCCACAAATGTTTACAATCGAAAGATGGGGTACTCCAGAAAACTTTCCACGAGCACACACCTG CTTCAATCGCTTGGATTTACCGCCATACGAAAGCTACTATCATCTAAAGGACAAATTAGTAAAAGCCATCGAAGGAAGTCAAGGTTTTGCTGGTGTCGACTAG
- the LOC119081267 gene encoding E3 ubiquitin-protein ligase Nedd-4 isoform X3, giving the protein MRSHMNVFNNMTTQNTTTPQPPPRRRAYSMGQARTTNQAYPRRSLFDTATNYNTEGTSQLRIKVLGGQSLAKKDIFGASDPYVRIDLNTINGDINIDSVLTKTKKKTLNPVWNEEFVFRVKPAEHKLVFQVFDENRLTRDDFLGLVEVALINLPKEQDNRAIPPKSYPLRPRSAKSRVRGTLDIYHAFIRDLDDNSENVTPPESPTPPESATPPEWDIINSPTSQNSFGAPSASDQLPEGWEERQDANGRTYYVNHVARTTQWERPSINSAREAEVRNLAATEFHRRFHISVDETEGQGNQGDTLSLNSDLGTINNSSRAGSVTSLNTLGSSRNEFSRSGSQNSINRPVRPAPAVPGFQDRVTGRRRAAPPIPATRRNTSQDNGVTRAYVDTTVDNENSNSENEEVDSAESPSNNATRSSSTSQSRQSSTDEQSTGSETNNLDSGLPTGWSMQMAPNGRMFFIDHNERKTSWVDPRTGRASPMPNQARKPEDDLGPLPEGWEERVHSDGRIFFIDHNTRTTQWEDPRLSNPNIAGQAVPYSRDYKQKYEYFKSQLRKPTNVPNKFEIKVRRISILEDSYRIINSVNKTDLLKTKLWIEFEGEAGLDYGGLAREWFFLLSKEMFNPYYGLFEYSAMDNYTLQINPFSGLCNEEHLNYFKFIGKVAGMAVYHGKLLDAFFIRPFYKMMLQKPIDLRDMESVDMEYYNSLLWIKENDPSELMLTFCLDEETLGQTTQRELKPNGADIEVTNENKDEYIRLVIEWRFVARVKEQMSSFLEGFGSICPLALLKIFDENELELLMCGIQNIDVKDWKKNTLYKGDYYANHLIVQWFWRAVLSFSNEMRSRLLQFVTGTSRVPMNGFKELYGSNGPQMFTIERWGTPENFPRAHTCFNRLDLPPYESYYHLKDKLVKAIEGSQGFAGVD; this is encoded by the exons ATGAGATCACATATGAATGTTTTCAACAATATGACCACCCAAAATACGACAACACCCCAACCGCCACCTCGACGACGAGCATACTCAATGGGACAGGCTCGGACTACCAACCAAGCATATCCAAGAAGATCGCTGTTCGACACTGCAACGAATTAT AACACTGAAGGAACTAGTCAACTAAGAATAAAAGTTTTAGGCGGTCAATCACTTGCTAAGAAAGATATATTTGGGGCCAG CGATCCATATGTTAGAATAGATTTAAATACCATAAATGGAGACATAAATATTGATTCTGTACtgacaaaaacaaagaaaaag ACATTAAACCCAGTATGGAACGAAGAATTTGTATTTAGAGTGAAACCAGCTGAAcacaaattagtttttcaagtatttgatgaaaatcgactTACTCGTGATGACTTTTTGGGGCTAGTTGAAGTGGCACTTATAAATCTACCAAAAGAACAAGATAATCGCGCTATACCACCAAAGAGTTATCCATTGCGGCCACGAAG tGCCAAGTCGCGAGTACGTGGAACGCTAGACATTTATCATGCTTTTATCCGGGATTTGGACGACAactctgaaaatgtaacaccACCCGAATCGCCAACGCCACCGGAGAGTGCTACACCACCGGAATGGGATATCATCAATTCGCCCACATCT CAGAACTCGTTTGGGGCACCTTCAGCGTCTGATCAGTTACCTGAAGGATGGGAAGAACGACAGGATGCTAATGGTCGAACGTACTACGTTAATCATGTTGCCAGAACAACGCAGTGGGAACGTCCATCAAT AAATTCGGCCAGAGAAGCCGAAGTGCGTAATCTAGCTGCGACCGAGTTCCATAGACGATTCCATATAAGTGTGGATGAGACAGAAGGTCAAGGAAATCAG gGCGACACATTAAGCCTTAACTCTGATCTGGGTACCATAAATAATTCATCCAGAGCTGGTTCGGTCACTTCACTTAATACACTTGGCAGTTCAAG AAATGAATTCTCTCGAAGTGGATCTCAAAATTCTATAAATCGTCCGGTTCGACCGGCACCGGCCGTACCAGGTTTCCAAGACAGAGTGACAGGCCGTCGACGTGCTGCACCGCCAATACCAGCGACTAG GCGTAATACAAGTCAAGATAATGGAGTTACAAGGGCGTATGTTGATACAACCGTGGACAATGAAAATAGTAATAGTGAG AACGAAGAAGTGGATAGTGCTGAAAGTCCTTCAAACAATGCAACACGGTCATCATCAACATCGCAATCCCGACAAAGTTCAACAGACGAACAATCAACGGGATCAGAGACAAATAATTTAGATTCTGGATTGCCTACCGGATGGTCAATGCAAATGGCGCCGAATGGTAGAATGTTCTTTATTGATCATAATGAACGCAAAACATCCTGGGTGGATCCTAGAACTGGACGTGCAAGTCCGATGCCAAATCAAGCAAGAAAGCCAGAAGATGATTTAGGGCCATTGCCTGAGGGATGGGAAGAACGAGTACATTCAGATGGACGGATATTTTTCATAGACCATA ACACGAGAACAACGCAGTGGGAAGATCCACGATTGTCGAATCCTAACATAGCCGGCCAAGCAGTACCTTATTCAAGAGATTACAAACAAAAGTACGAATACTTTAAAAGTCAACTTAGAAAACCC ACAAACGTGCctaataaattcgaaattaaagTTCGGAGAATTTCGATCCTGGAGGACTCTTATCGGATTATAAACTCGGTCAATAAAACCGATTtactcaaaacaaaattgtggaTTGAATTTGAGGGTGAAGCTGGCCTAG ATTATGGTGGCCTGGCTAGAGAATGGTTCTTTTTACTGTCAAAGGAAATGTTTAATCCTTACTACGGTTTGTTCGAGTACTCTGCCATGGACAATTATACGCTACAAATCAATCCATTTAGTGGATTATGCAACGAGGaacatttgaattatttcaaGTTCATTGGAAAGGTAGCTGGCATGGCTGTATATCACGGGAAGTTGTTGGATG CCTTTTTCATTCGCCCGTTCTACAAAATGATGCTGCAAAAACCAATCGATTTACGAGACATGGAGTCCGTAGACATGGAATATTACAATTCACTTTTATGGATAAAGGAAAACGATCCGAGTGAGCTGATGCTGACGTTTTGTTTGGATGAGGAAACACTCGGACAGACCACCCAAAGAGAATTGAAACCAAATGGAGCTGACATCGAAgtaacaaacgaaaataaagaCGAATACATTAG ACTGGTCATTGAATGGCGTTTCGTAGCCAGAGTTAAGGAGCAAATGTCATCATTTTTAGAGGGATTCGGTTCCATTTGTCCCCTTGCAttactgaaaatatttgacgaaaatgaattggaaTTACTTATGTGTGGCATACAAAATATTG ATGTTAAAGACTGGAAGAAAAATACACTTTACAAAGGAGATTATTACGCCAATCATCTGATTGTTCAATGGTTTTGGAGG GCGGTGCTctcattttcaaatgaaatgcgTTCGCGATTACTACAATTTGTAACTGGCACATCACGCGTTCCAATGAACGGATTCAAGGAATTATATGGATCGAATGGGCCACAAATGTTTACAATCGAAAGATGGGGTACTCCAGAAAACTTTCCACGAGCACACACCTG CTTCAATCGCTTGGATTTACCGCCATACGAAAGCTACTATCATCTAAAGGACAAATTAGTAAAAGCCATCGAAGGAAGTCAAGGTTTTGCTGGTGTCGACTAG